From Dendropsophus ebraccatus isolate aDenEbr1 chromosome 2, aDenEbr1.pat, whole genome shotgun sequence, a single genomic window includes:
- the RNF138 gene encoding E3 ubiquitin-protein ligase RNF138, with protein MPSSTQVQADENLARLSSCIVPSIDCDMAEASAITAVFSETYEPEDFSCSICQDIFQTPVRTHNCQHVFCRKCLLMAIKASGAHCPLCRGALHRWERSAPTRASDIEMKMRILSLGCTYCGKPVKLSSMRLHYKTCRSYQEEFGIAPKDSKVQSNPYTTKPLETSYKCPLCHQGNLNRKALLDHCNFMHYFEVAEAVCPICSALPGGDACHATGNIVGHLNARHQFNYEEYMNVYLDEEAQFQAAIEKSYQFFY; from the exons ATGCCTTCCTCCACTCAAGTTCAAGCTGATGAGAATCTAGCTAGACTCTCTTCATGTATTGTTCCTAGTATAGACTGTGATATGGCAGAAGCAAGCGCCATAACCGCTGTATTCTCAGAGACTTATGAACCAGAGGATTTCAGCTGTTCGATCTGCCAGGATATATTTCAGACGCCAGTCAGAACTCATAACTGTCAGCATGT CTTTTGCAGAAAATGCTTGTTAATGGCTATTAAAGCAAGTGGAGCCCATTGTCCTCTCTGCCGTGGGGCATTACATAGATGGGAAAGATCAGCCCCAACAAGAGCTTCTGATATAGAAATGAAAATGAGGATCCTCTCACTGGGTTGCACGTACTGTGGGAAACCG GTCAAATTGTCCTCTATGCGACTTCACTACAAGACCTGCAGGAGTTACCAGGAGGAATTCGGCATTGCACCCAAGGACTCAAAAGTGCAGAGTAACCCGTATACTACCAAACC GCTAGAGACATCTTATAAGTGCCCACTGTGCCATCAAGGAAACCTGAACAGAAAAGCCTtactggaccattgtaacttcaTGCATTATTTTGAAGTTGCAGAAGCG GTGTGCCCTATATGCTCTGCTTTGCCTGGTGGGGACGCCTGTCATGCAACTGGTAATATTGTTGGACACCTAAATGCGAGGCACCAGTTTAATTATGAAGAGTACATG